The Humulus lupulus chromosome 4, drHumLupu1.1, whole genome shotgun sequence genome has a window encoding:
- the LOC133829943 gene encoding probable LRR receptor-like serine/threonine-protein kinase At1g56140 isoform X1 yields MSGASSSSPAGAAFTVFTFFVAIIFVLVPFARAQNGTQPTTDPSEVRILNSIFNQWNIQANTERWNISGELCSGAAIDDAADFNDHQTFNPFIKCVCSFNSSSLCHITQLKVYALNVAGPIPEELWSLTFLFDLNLGQNFLTGSLSPSIGNLTKMQYLSLGINALSGEVPKELGQLTELLSLSFASNNFSGPLPRELGNLKKLIQLHINSAGVSGETPLTFANLQSLETLGASDNEFTGKIPDFIGNWTNLNTLRLQGNSFEGPIPSTFANLTSLKDLRLSEISNVSSSLAFIKDMKSLSILVLRNNNITGTIPLNIGELQQLQQLDLSFNKLNGQIPDSLFNISSLSHLFLGNNSLNGTLPQQRSTSLLNIDLSYNNLMGSIPSWVNNQQNLHINLVGNNFTMNSSNNSPLLVGLNCLQKNFPCGLGRPIYSSFGINSGGFEITSSDKILYEKDVEALGAATHFVTNSNRWAVSNVGAFAGNNNATYRGSSSSQFTNTLDPELFQTTRLSASSLRYYGLGLENGNYTVKLQFAEIAILSSRSWKSVGRRVFDIYIQGIRVLKDFDIKKEAGGLSFRAVEREFTANVSQNFLEVHLFWAGKGTCCIPAQGTYGPSIAAISATPNFTPTVSNKSPSTKKNHTGLIVGIVVGFAVLSVLCVLVAIYIAQRRKRAQMNEEFLGMDVKPFTFRYSELKTATNDFNSTNKLGEGGFGPVYKGTLEDGRVVAVKQLSVTSHQGKSQFVAEIATISAVQHRNLVKLYGCCIEGDKRLLVYEYLENKSLDQALFGKHSLKLDWSTRFDICMGVARGLTYLHEESRLRIVHRDVKASNILLDYNLIPKISDFGLAKLYDDKQTHISTRVAGTIGYLAPEYAMRGHLTEKTDIFAFGVVALELVSGRPNSDSTLDEERMYLLEWAWDLHEQGRELELVDSELSDFEEEEVKRIIGVALLCTQTSPTVRPPMSRVVAMISGDSDVSTEISRPGYLADWKFNDVSSLMSQITKGTDSSFYYSSASTSV; encoded by the exons ATGTCTGGAGCTTCTTCATCTTCACCAGCTGGAGCTGCTTTTACTGTTTTCACTTTCTTTGTTGCAATTATCTTTGTTCTTGTTCCTTTTGCAAGAGCCCAGAATGGAACTCAACCCACTACTGATCCCTCTGAAg TGAGAATTTTGAATTCTATCTTCAACCAATGGAACATACAGGCTAACACCGAACGATGGAACATAAGTGGGGAACTATGCAGTGGGGCAGCCATAGACGACGCTGCTGATTTCAATGATCATCAAACTTTCAACCCCTTTATCAAATGCGTCTGCTCTTTCAACAGTAGCTCTCTCTGCCACATTACTCAACT GAAAGTTTATGCATTGAATGTTGCTGGTCCAATTCCAGAAGAGCTATGGAGTCTGACCTTCCTCTTCGATCT GAATTTGGGCCAGAATTTCTTGACAGGCtctctttctccatcaattggaaaCCTCACTAAGATGCAATACTT GAGCTTAGGCATAAATGCATTATCAGGGGAGGTACCAAAGGAATTGGGACAACTTACTGAGCTATTAAGTTT GTCCTTTGCATCGAACAACTTCTCTGGTCCTCTGCCACGTGAATTagggaatttaaaaaaattaatacaact TCACATTAATAGTGCTGGAGTTAGTGGCGAGACACCTTTAACATTTGCAAATCTTCAAAGCTTGGAGACATT GGGGGCATCAGACAATGAATTCACAGGAAAGATACCTGACTTCATAGGAAATTGGACAAATCTTAATACATT GAGGCTTCAAGGAAACTCTTTTGAAGGACCTATACCATCAACATTCGCAAATCTAACTTCTCTAAAAGACTT GCGGTTAAGTGAAATATCTAATGTAAGTTCTTCTCTTGCATTTATCAAGGATATGAAGTCTCTAAGTATCTT AGTACTTAGGAACAACAATATCACTGGTACAATTCCATTGAATATCGGAGAGCTCCAACAGTTACAACAACT AGATTTGAGCTTTAACAAGTTAAATGGACAGATTCCAGACTCTCTTTTCAACATTAGCTCGCTCTCTCATCT GTTTCTTGGAAATAATAGCCTAAACGGAACCCTGCCTCAACAAAGAAGTACATCTCTTCTCAATAT TGATCTGTCATACAATAATCTAATGGGGAGCATTCCGTCTTGGGTCAACAATCAACAAAATCTACACAT TAACTTGGTTGGCAACAACTTTACAATGAATAGCTCAAACAACAG TCCTCTTCTTGTAGGTTTGAACTGTCTTCAAAAGAATTTCCCCTGCGGTCTAGGCCGTCCCATAT ATTCTAGCTTCGGAATTAACTCTGGTGGTTTTGAAATTACATCTTCTGATAAAATTTTGTATGAAAAGGATGTTGAGGCTTTGGGTGCAGCTACACATTTTGTCACCAACAGCAACAGATGGGCAGTGAGCAATGTTGGAGCTTTTGCAGGAAACAATAATGCTACCTATAGAGGTTCTTCATCATCTCAATTCACAAATACTCTAGATCCAGAACTATTCCAGACAACAAGGCTATCTGCTTCATCATTGAGATACTATGGTCTGGGGCTTGAGAATGGTAACTACACTGTCAAACTCCAGTTTGCAGAAATTGCTATACTGAGTTCTCGCAGCTGGAAAAGCGTTGGCAGGCGTGTATTTGATATTTATATCCAG GGAATTCGAGTTTTAAAAGATTTTGACATAAAAAAGGAGGCTGGTGGACTCTCTTTTAGAGCAGTAGAGAGAGAATTCACGGCTAATGTTTCACAGAACTTCCTTGAAGTCCACCTCTTTTGGGCTGGAAAAGGAACTTGTTGTATACCTGCTCAAGGTACTTATGGGCCTTCCATTGCAGCAATCAGTGCCACCCCAA ATTTTACACCCACTGTCAGTAACAAATCCCCAAGCACTAAGAAGAACCATACAGGTCTGATCGTGGGAATTGTTGTCGGATTTGCTGTTTTAAGCGTTTTGTGTGTGTTAGTGGCAATCTACATTGCTCAACGAAGAAAGAGAGCTCAAATGAATGAAG AGTTCTTGGGAATGGATGTTAAACCATTCACTTTCAGATATAGCGAACTAAAGACGGCTACCAATGATTTCAATTCTACTAATAAGTTGGGAGAGGGGGGATTTGGACCTGTCTACAAG GGAACGCTTGAAGATGGAAGAGTTGTCGCGGTGAAGCAACTGTCTGTGACTTCTCATCAAGGAAAGAGCCAGTTTGTTGCTGAAATCGCCACAATATCTGCTGTGCAACATCGTAACCTGGTCAAATTGTACGGATGTTGTATTGAGGGAGATAAAAGACTTCTTGTTTACGAGTACCTAGAAAACAAGAGTCTTGATCAAGCATTATTTG GGAAGCATAGTTTGAAGCTGGATTGGTCAACACGTTTCGACATTTGCATGGGCGTGGCAAGAGGTCTAACTTATCTTCATGAGGAGTCGCGGCTTAGAATTGTACACAGAGATGTCAAGGCGAGCAACATTCTGCTTGACTATAATCTCATCCCCAAAATATCAGATTTTGGTTTGGCTAAACTTTATGATGATAAACAGACTCATATAAGTACACGAGTTGCTGGAACAAT TGGTTATCTTGCACCAGAATACGCCATGCGCGGCCACCTTACAGAGAAAACCGATATCTTTGCATTTGGAGTTGTGGCTCTAGAGCTTGTTAGTGGCAGGCCAAATTCTGACTCTACTTTAGATGAAGAAAGAATGTACCTTCTTGAATGG GCTTGGGATTTGCATGAACAAGGCCGTGAACTCGAACTGGTGGATTCAGAACTATCAGATTTCGAGGAGGAAGAAGTGAAGAGAATCATTGGAGTGGCTCTACTATGCACTCAAACCTCACCAACAGTGCGTCCACCTATGTCCAGAGTGGTGGCAATGATTTCAGGAGATAGTGATGTGAGCACTGAAATTTCAAGGCCTGGTTACTTGGCTGACTGGAAATTCAATGATGTCAGCAGTCTAATGAGTCAGATTACAAAAGGGACCGATTCTAGCTTTTATTACTCGTCTGCGAGCACaagtgtttaa
- the LOC133829943 gene encoding probable LRR receptor-like serine/threonine-protein kinase At1g56140 isoform X2: MSGASSSSPAGAAFTVFTFFVAIIFVLVPFARAQNGTQPTTDPSEVRILNSIFNQWNIQANTERWNISGELCSGAAIDDAADFNDHQTFNPFIKCVCSFNSSSLCHITQLKVYALNVAGPIPEELWSLTFLFDLNLGQNFLTGSLSPSIGNLTKMQYLSLGINALSGEVPKELGQLTELLSFHINSAGVSGETPLTFANLQSLETLGASDNEFTGKIPDFIGNWTNLNTLRLQGNSFEGPIPSTFANLTSLKDLRLSEISNVSSSLAFIKDMKSLSILVLRNNNITGTIPLNIGELQQLQQLDLSFNKLNGQIPDSLFNISSLSHLFLGNNSLNGTLPQQRSTSLLNIDLSYNNLMGSIPSWVNNQQNLHINLVGNNFTMNSSNNSPLLVGLNCLQKNFPCGLGRPIYSSFGINSGGFEITSSDKILYEKDVEALGAATHFVTNSNRWAVSNVGAFAGNNNATYRGSSSSQFTNTLDPELFQTTRLSASSLRYYGLGLENGNYTVKLQFAEIAILSSRSWKSVGRRVFDIYIQGIRVLKDFDIKKEAGGLSFRAVEREFTANVSQNFLEVHLFWAGKGTCCIPAQGTYGPSIAAISATPNFTPTVSNKSPSTKKNHTGLIVGIVVGFAVLSVLCVLVAIYIAQRRKRAQMNEEFLGMDVKPFTFRYSELKTATNDFNSTNKLGEGGFGPVYKGTLEDGRVVAVKQLSVTSHQGKSQFVAEIATISAVQHRNLVKLYGCCIEGDKRLLVYEYLENKSLDQALFGKHSLKLDWSTRFDICMGVARGLTYLHEESRLRIVHRDVKASNILLDYNLIPKISDFGLAKLYDDKQTHISTRVAGTIGYLAPEYAMRGHLTEKTDIFAFGVVALELVSGRPNSDSTLDEERMYLLEWAWDLHEQGRELELVDSELSDFEEEEVKRIIGVALLCTQTSPTVRPPMSRVVAMISGDSDVSTEISRPGYLADWKFNDVSSLMSQITKGTDSSFYYSSASTSV; this comes from the exons ATGTCTGGAGCTTCTTCATCTTCACCAGCTGGAGCTGCTTTTACTGTTTTCACTTTCTTTGTTGCAATTATCTTTGTTCTTGTTCCTTTTGCAAGAGCCCAGAATGGAACTCAACCCACTACTGATCCCTCTGAAg TGAGAATTTTGAATTCTATCTTCAACCAATGGAACATACAGGCTAACACCGAACGATGGAACATAAGTGGGGAACTATGCAGTGGGGCAGCCATAGACGACGCTGCTGATTTCAATGATCATCAAACTTTCAACCCCTTTATCAAATGCGTCTGCTCTTTCAACAGTAGCTCTCTCTGCCACATTACTCAACT GAAAGTTTATGCATTGAATGTTGCTGGTCCAATTCCAGAAGAGCTATGGAGTCTGACCTTCCTCTTCGATCT GAATTTGGGCCAGAATTTCTTGACAGGCtctctttctccatcaattggaaaCCTCACTAAGATGCAATACTT GAGCTTAGGCATAAATGCATTATCAGGGGAGGTACCAAAGGAATTGGGACAACTTACTGAGCTATTAAGTTT TCACATTAATAGTGCTGGAGTTAGTGGCGAGACACCTTTAACATTTGCAAATCTTCAAAGCTTGGAGACATT GGGGGCATCAGACAATGAATTCACAGGAAAGATACCTGACTTCATAGGAAATTGGACAAATCTTAATACATT GAGGCTTCAAGGAAACTCTTTTGAAGGACCTATACCATCAACATTCGCAAATCTAACTTCTCTAAAAGACTT GCGGTTAAGTGAAATATCTAATGTAAGTTCTTCTCTTGCATTTATCAAGGATATGAAGTCTCTAAGTATCTT AGTACTTAGGAACAACAATATCACTGGTACAATTCCATTGAATATCGGAGAGCTCCAACAGTTACAACAACT AGATTTGAGCTTTAACAAGTTAAATGGACAGATTCCAGACTCTCTTTTCAACATTAGCTCGCTCTCTCATCT GTTTCTTGGAAATAATAGCCTAAACGGAACCCTGCCTCAACAAAGAAGTACATCTCTTCTCAATAT TGATCTGTCATACAATAATCTAATGGGGAGCATTCCGTCTTGGGTCAACAATCAACAAAATCTACACAT TAACTTGGTTGGCAACAACTTTACAATGAATAGCTCAAACAACAG TCCTCTTCTTGTAGGTTTGAACTGTCTTCAAAAGAATTTCCCCTGCGGTCTAGGCCGTCCCATAT ATTCTAGCTTCGGAATTAACTCTGGTGGTTTTGAAATTACATCTTCTGATAAAATTTTGTATGAAAAGGATGTTGAGGCTTTGGGTGCAGCTACACATTTTGTCACCAACAGCAACAGATGGGCAGTGAGCAATGTTGGAGCTTTTGCAGGAAACAATAATGCTACCTATAGAGGTTCTTCATCATCTCAATTCACAAATACTCTAGATCCAGAACTATTCCAGACAACAAGGCTATCTGCTTCATCATTGAGATACTATGGTCTGGGGCTTGAGAATGGTAACTACACTGTCAAACTCCAGTTTGCAGAAATTGCTATACTGAGTTCTCGCAGCTGGAAAAGCGTTGGCAGGCGTGTATTTGATATTTATATCCAG GGAATTCGAGTTTTAAAAGATTTTGACATAAAAAAGGAGGCTGGTGGACTCTCTTTTAGAGCAGTAGAGAGAGAATTCACGGCTAATGTTTCACAGAACTTCCTTGAAGTCCACCTCTTTTGGGCTGGAAAAGGAACTTGTTGTATACCTGCTCAAGGTACTTATGGGCCTTCCATTGCAGCAATCAGTGCCACCCCAA ATTTTACACCCACTGTCAGTAACAAATCCCCAAGCACTAAGAAGAACCATACAGGTCTGATCGTGGGAATTGTTGTCGGATTTGCTGTTTTAAGCGTTTTGTGTGTGTTAGTGGCAATCTACATTGCTCAACGAAGAAAGAGAGCTCAAATGAATGAAG AGTTCTTGGGAATGGATGTTAAACCATTCACTTTCAGATATAGCGAACTAAAGACGGCTACCAATGATTTCAATTCTACTAATAAGTTGGGAGAGGGGGGATTTGGACCTGTCTACAAG GGAACGCTTGAAGATGGAAGAGTTGTCGCGGTGAAGCAACTGTCTGTGACTTCTCATCAAGGAAAGAGCCAGTTTGTTGCTGAAATCGCCACAATATCTGCTGTGCAACATCGTAACCTGGTCAAATTGTACGGATGTTGTATTGAGGGAGATAAAAGACTTCTTGTTTACGAGTACCTAGAAAACAAGAGTCTTGATCAAGCATTATTTG GGAAGCATAGTTTGAAGCTGGATTGGTCAACACGTTTCGACATTTGCATGGGCGTGGCAAGAGGTCTAACTTATCTTCATGAGGAGTCGCGGCTTAGAATTGTACACAGAGATGTCAAGGCGAGCAACATTCTGCTTGACTATAATCTCATCCCCAAAATATCAGATTTTGGTTTGGCTAAACTTTATGATGATAAACAGACTCATATAAGTACACGAGTTGCTGGAACAAT TGGTTATCTTGCACCAGAATACGCCATGCGCGGCCACCTTACAGAGAAAACCGATATCTTTGCATTTGGAGTTGTGGCTCTAGAGCTTGTTAGTGGCAGGCCAAATTCTGACTCTACTTTAGATGAAGAAAGAATGTACCTTCTTGAATGG GCTTGGGATTTGCATGAACAAGGCCGTGAACTCGAACTGGTGGATTCAGAACTATCAGATTTCGAGGAGGAAGAAGTGAAGAGAATCATTGGAGTGGCTCTACTATGCACTCAAACCTCACCAACAGTGCGTCCACCTATGTCCAGAGTGGTGGCAATGATTTCAGGAGATAGTGATGTGAGCACTGAAATTTCAAGGCCTGGTTACTTGGCTGACTGGAAATTCAATGATGTCAGCAGTCTAATGAGTCAGATTACAAAAGGGACCGATTCTAGCTTTTATTACTCGTCTGCGAGCACaagtgtttaa
- the LOC133829943 gene encoding probable LRR receptor-like serine/threonine-protein kinase At1g56140 isoform X3 gives MSGASSSSPAGAAFTVFTFFVAIIFVLVPFARAQNGTQPTTDPSEVRILNSIFNQWNIQANTERWNISGELCSGAAIDDAADFNDHQTFNPFIKCVCSFNSSSLCHITQLKVYALNVAGPIPEELWSLTFLFDLNLGQNFLTGSLSPSIGNLTKMQYLSLGINALSGEVPKELGQLTELLSLSFASNNFSGPLPRELGNLKKLIQLGASDNEFTGKIPDFIGNWTNLNTLRLQGNSFEGPIPSTFANLTSLKDLRLSEISNVSSSLAFIKDMKSLSILVLRNNNITGTIPLNIGELQQLQQLDLSFNKLNGQIPDSLFNISSLSHLFLGNNSLNGTLPQQRSTSLLNIDLSYNNLMGSIPSWVNNQQNLHINLVGNNFTMNSSNNSPLLVGLNCLQKNFPCGLGRPIYSSFGINSGGFEITSSDKILYEKDVEALGAATHFVTNSNRWAVSNVGAFAGNNNATYRGSSSSQFTNTLDPELFQTTRLSASSLRYYGLGLENGNYTVKLQFAEIAILSSRSWKSVGRRVFDIYIQGIRVLKDFDIKKEAGGLSFRAVEREFTANVSQNFLEVHLFWAGKGTCCIPAQGTYGPSIAAISATPNFTPTVSNKSPSTKKNHTGLIVGIVVGFAVLSVLCVLVAIYIAQRRKRAQMNEEFLGMDVKPFTFRYSELKTATNDFNSTNKLGEGGFGPVYKGTLEDGRVVAVKQLSVTSHQGKSQFVAEIATISAVQHRNLVKLYGCCIEGDKRLLVYEYLENKSLDQALFGKHSLKLDWSTRFDICMGVARGLTYLHEESRLRIVHRDVKASNILLDYNLIPKISDFGLAKLYDDKQTHISTRVAGTIGYLAPEYAMRGHLTEKTDIFAFGVVALELVSGRPNSDSTLDEERMYLLEWAWDLHEQGRELELVDSELSDFEEEEVKRIIGVALLCTQTSPTVRPPMSRVVAMISGDSDVSTEISRPGYLADWKFNDVSSLMSQITKGTDSSFYYSSASTSV, from the exons ATGTCTGGAGCTTCTTCATCTTCACCAGCTGGAGCTGCTTTTACTGTTTTCACTTTCTTTGTTGCAATTATCTTTGTTCTTGTTCCTTTTGCAAGAGCCCAGAATGGAACTCAACCCACTACTGATCCCTCTGAAg TGAGAATTTTGAATTCTATCTTCAACCAATGGAACATACAGGCTAACACCGAACGATGGAACATAAGTGGGGAACTATGCAGTGGGGCAGCCATAGACGACGCTGCTGATTTCAATGATCATCAAACTTTCAACCCCTTTATCAAATGCGTCTGCTCTTTCAACAGTAGCTCTCTCTGCCACATTACTCAACT GAAAGTTTATGCATTGAATGTTGCTGGTCCAATTCCAGAAGAGCTATGGAGTCTGACCTTCCTCTTCGATCT GAATTTGGGCCAGAATTTCTTGACAGGCtctctttctccatcaattggaaaCCTCACTAAGATGCAATACTT GAGCTTAGGCATAAATGCATTATCAGGGGAGGTACCAAAGGAATTGGGACAACTTACTGAGCTATTAAGTTT GTCCTTTGCATCGAACAACTTCTCTGGTCCTCTGCCACGTGAATTagggaatttaaaaaaattaatacaact GGGGGCATCAGACAATGAATTCACAGGAAAGATACCTGACTTCATAGGAAATTGGACAAATCTTAATACATT GAGGCTTCAAGGAAACTCTTTTGAAGGACCTATACCATCAACATTCGCAAATCTAACTTCTCTAAAAGACTT GCGGTTAAGTGAAATATCTAATGTAAGTTCTTCTCTTGCATTTATCAAGGATATGAAGTCTCTAAGTATCTT AGTACTTAGGAACAACAATATCACTGGTACAATTCCATTGAATATCGGAGAGCTCCAACAGTTACAACAACT AGATTTGAGCTTTAACAAGTTAAATGGACAGATTCCAGACTCTCTTTTCAACATTAGCTCGCTCTCTCATCT GTTTCTTGGAAATAATAGCCTAAACGGAACCCTGCCTCAACAAAGAAGTACATCTCTTCTCAATAT TGATCTGTCATACAATAATCTAATGGGGAGCATTCCGTCTTGGGTCAACAATCAACAAAATCTACACAT TAACTTGGTTGGCAACAACTTTACAATGAATAGCTCAAACAACAG TCCTCTTCTTGTAGGTTTGAACTGTCTTCAAAAGAATTTCCCCTGCGGTCTAGGCCGTCCCATAT ATTCTAGCTTCGGAATTAACTCTGGTGGTTTTGAAATTACATCTTCTGATAAAATTTTGTATGAAAAGGATGTTGAGGCTTTGGGTGCAGCTACACATTTTGTCACCAACAGCAACAGATGGGCAGTGAGCAATGTTGGAGCTTTTGCAGGAAACAATAATGCTACCTATAGAGGTTCTTCATCATCTCAATTCACAAATACTCTAGATCCAGAACTATTCCAGACAACAAGGCTATCTGCTTCATCATTGAGATACTATGGTCTGGGGCTTGAGAATGGTAACTACACTGTCAAACTCCAGTTTGCAGAAATTGCTATACTGAGTTCTCGCAGCTGGAAAAGCGTTGGCAGGCGTGTATTTGATATTTATATCCAG GGAATTCGAGTTTTAAAAGATTTTGACATAAAAAAGGAGGCTGGTGGACTCTCTTTTAGAGCAGTAGAGAGAGAATTCACGGCTAATGTTTCACAGAACTTCCTTGAAGTCCACCTCTTTTGGGCTGGAAAAGGAACTTGTTGTATACCTGCTCAAGGTACTTATGGGCCTTCCATTGCAGCAATCAGTGCCACCCCAA ATTTTACACCCACTGTCAGTAACAAATCCCCAAGCACTAAGAAGAACCATACAGGTCTGATCGTGGGAATTGTTGTCGGATTTGCTGTTTTAAGCGTTTTGTGTGTGTTAGTGGCAATCTACATTGCTCAACGAAGAAAGAGAGCTCAAATGAATGAAG AGTTCTTGGGAATGGATGTTAAACCATTCACTTTCAGATATAGCGAACTAAAGACGGCTACCAATGATTTCAATTCTACTAATAAGTTGGGAGAGGGGGGATTTGGACCTGTCTACAAG GGAACGCTTGAAGATGGAAGAGTTGTCGCGGTGAAGCAACTGTCTGTGACTTCTCATCAAGGAAAGAGCCAGTTTGTTGCTGAAATCGCCACAATATCTGCTGTGCAACATCGTAACCTGGTCAAATTGTACGGATGTTGTATTGAGGGAGATAAAAGACTTCTTGTTTACGAGTACCTAGAAAACAAGAGTCTTGATCAAGCATTATTTG GGAAGCATAGTTTGAAGCTGGATTGGTCAACACGTTTCGACATTTGCATGGGCGTGGCAAGAGGTCTAACTTATCTTCATGAGGAGTCGCGGCTTAGAATTGTACACAGAGATGTCAAGGCGAGCAACATTCTGCTTGACTATAATCTCATCCCCAAAATATCAGATTTTGGTTTGGCTAAACTTTATGATGATAAACAGACTCATATAAGTACACGAGTTGCTGGAACAAT TGGTTATCTTGCACCAGAATACGCCATGCGCGGCCACCTTACAGAGAAAACCGATATCTTTGCATTTGGAGTTGTGGCTCTAGAGCTTGTTAGTGGCAGGCCAAATTCTGACTCTACTTTAGATGAAGAAAGAATGTACCTTCTTGAATGG GCTTGGGATTTGCATGAACAAGGCCGTGAACTCGAACTGGTGGATTCAGAACTATCAGATTTCGAGGAGGAAGAAGTGAAGAGAATCATTGGAGTGGCTCTACTATGCACTCAAACCTCACCAACAGTGCGTCCACCTATGTCCAGAGTGGTGGCAATGATTTCAGGAGATAGTGATGTGAGCACTGAAATTTCAAGGCCTGGTTACTTGGCTGACTGGAAATTCAATGATGTCAGCAGTCTAATGAGTCAGATTACAAAAGGGACCGATTCTAGCTTTTATTACTCGTCTGCGAGCACaagtgtttaa